The Candidatus Curtissbacteria bacterium sequence TTTCGAATACCCTCGATAATTTTTGGCGTCCTCACGGTTTTTGTTACCTACCTTATCGCTAAAAAACTTTACGAAAAGAAAACAGCTCTAATCGCGGCAACTCTAATGGCGACGGCGCCTCTTCATATTTACTATTCACAAGAAGCAAGAATGTACGCGCTAGCCGCATTTTTAGCAAGCGCCTCTGTTTACTTTTTTATCTCGCTTGTCAAAAAAGACACATTAGGCAATTGGGTAGGATTCATGATTTCAACCACCTTGATGCTTTATAGCGATTACCTACCCTATCTTCTTCTACCTACATACGTTCTCTTCTTATTTATAAACAGAAAAAGAATTCCCCCAGGCACACTAAAATCGTTCGTCCCGGCATACGTTCTAGTTTTCATTCTTCTAATTCCATGGCTCTTGATTTTCCCCGACCAAATAAAAGGAGGTTTGTCTGCGGCTTCCTCTACTCCCGCGTGGGCGAAAGTGGTCGGTAGCACCGATGCCAAAAGTTTCGTAATCACATTCGTCAAATTCACGATAGGGAGGATTTCTCACGACAATAACCTAATCTATGCGCTGATTTTTGCACCCGTCGCTTTATACATTAGTTTCTTGTCAGCACTTTCTATTCTGCGTCAAACTAGTGCTAGAAGTTTCTTATGGTTCTGGTTTGCGGTCCCCATAATTGCAGCTTTCGTCCTTAGCTTCTTTATTCCCGTTTTTGCGTATTTTCGCCTGCTCTTTGTTCTACCAGCGCTCTACATAATTCTCGCGTCAGCAATCAACATTGTTAACTGGCCCAAATTAACCAGAATCTTACTCTTGCTTGCGTTGGCTATTAACATGACGGCCGCAACGATCTACTTCACAAATCCAAAGTTTCATCGCGAACACTGGAAAGAAGCAGTCAGTTTCGTGTCCGCGAATTCTTCACCAACGTCAGTAGCACTTTTT is a genomic window containing:
- a CDS encoding glycosyltransferase family 39 protein; this encodes MIFVILVAAVLFRIIALNQSLWLDEAININNAIALDFKTLILNYSLGDFHPPLYHAILKGWIIISEPLTRFIDSEAVFRIPSIIFGVLTVFVTYLIAKKLYEKKTALIAATLMATAPLHIYYSQEARMYALAAFLASASVYFFISLVKKDTLGNWVGFMISTTLMLYSDYLPYLLLPTYVLFLFINRKRIPPGTLKSFVPAYVLVFILLIPWLLIFPDQIKGGLSAASSTPAWAKVVGSTDAKSFVITFVKFTIGRISHDNNLIYALIFAPVALYISFLSALSILRQTSARSFLWFWFAVPIIAAFVLSFFIPVFAYFRLLFVLPALYIILASAINIVNWPKLTRILLLLALAINMTAATIYFTNPKFHREHWKEAVSFVSANSSPTSVALFEAGSSMAPFDFYNNGQIEAKGAINGLNAKPEEVEVKVKEATKGKTKVFLFQYLTQITDPQGLVFKELSRQGFVNTGTKDFSGVGFVYVFEK